CTGGTCGGTGCAACTGGCCAGTCTGTCGAGTCGTGCCAGCGCCGAAAGCCTGCAGAAGACCCTGCGCAGTCAGGGCTATAACGCTTACATCCGCTCCGCCGATGGCAAGAATCGGGTGTTTGTCGGTCCGCTGATCGAGCGTGCCGAGGCTGATCGTCTACGTGATCTGTTGGGTCGTCAGCAGAACCTCAAAGGGTTTGTCGTGCGCTTCCAGCCTGAGCGCGGCTAAAAACTATCGCGCCGATTGAAATGCACTGACAATCGCAGCTTACCGAGAGGCATGCGCTCTGCTAAAATGCGCCGCCTTATCCGTCTGTAGGCTGCACTGTGCCATTTACCTGGGTTGACTGGGCGATCGTTGCAATCATCGCCATCTCCGCTTTGATCAGTTTGAGCCGCGGCTTCGTCAAGGAAGCATTATCGCTGGTGACCTGGATCATCGCAGGAGTCGTCGCCTGGATGTTCGGTGGCTCATTGTCCGAGTACCTCGCCGGATACATCGAAACCCCATCGGCTCGCGTGATCGCGGGCTGTGCCATCATGTTTGTCGCCACGCTGATCGTGGGCGCAATGATCAATTATCTTATCGGCGAGTTGGTTCGCGTCACCGGGTTGTCCGGGACCGATCGATTCCTCGGCATGGCCTTCGGCGCAGCGCGTGGCGTGTTGCTGGTGGTCGTGGCGGTCGGGCTGTTGAGTCTGGGGCCGGTACAGCAAGACGGGTGGTGGAAAGAATCACAGCTCGTACCAAAATTTCTATTGGTCGCTGATTGGTCCAAAAACCTGATTCTCGGGTGGAGCAGTCAGTGGCTTGCCAGCGGAATCAGCGTACCCGCTGATATTCCGTTCAAGGAGCAACTCTTGCCGTCGGCGAAAACGCCCCAGTGAGTGTTGTTCAGTTCAGATCCATTAAGTAGGGGTTGCGTCGCATGTGTGGCATCGTCGGTATCGTCGGTAAGTCGAACGTCAATCAGGCGCTGTATGACGCGCTAACCGTGCTCCAGCACCGCGGCCAGGACG
This region of Pseudomonas sp. R84 genomic DNA includes:
- a CDS encoding CvpA family protein, with protein sequence MPFTWVDWAIVAIIAISALISLSRGFVKEALSLVTWIIAGVVAWMFGGSLSEYLAGYIETPSARVIAGCAIMFVATLIVGAMINYLIGELVRVTGLSGTDRFLGMAFGAARGVLLVVVAVGLLSLGPVQQDGWWKESQLVPKFLLVADWSKNLILGWSSQWLASGISVPADIPFKEQLLPSAKTPQ